DNA sequence from the Cottoperca gobio chromosome 10, fCotGob3.1, whole genome shotgun sequence genome:
CTATGGACGAGCTTGTATCTAGTGAATCTGGTTCCTTCATTGTGGTGTGTAAGCAGGAGGATGTTTCCCATCGTTTTCTTTCAGCTTTAGAAGATATGTTCACAACTTTTCAAAtcctaaaacaacaacaacaaaacaaagttgtaCTTGCTGTAATCATTCCCCCTGTTCAGTAAGAGATGTAGCTAATGCTTTACCGATGTAAGTGATGGGGAGAAACTCTACATATACATGTTAAAGTGCAGCTGTAGTCCATTAGAGGCTTCAACAGTCTCACTTTGAAAGGTTCTTTTAGATAGTAAAAGACTAAGTTAAAAACATGACTTGTCTGTCACTGAATATGGATGAACATAGCAGCTGTGTCAAACTACTGGTGTAACGTTACAGCATCAGCACCAACCAGCATCCCTGAGTGCAACAGGGACCCCGGCGGATCTTCCACCTTCATGTTGCTGAAAGCGTTAATATAAACTACAGCTGTGTCAAACTACTGGTGGACTTTTGGGTTTATCCCTAAAAGTCTTACCTTTATCAATGAAGTCGATGACAGTGAATGAGCTGCAGTTTAAACCTCCGTCGTGGCCAGACGTCTGCAGGCTGGAGGAGTCATGTGACCCCTCCCTCGATAAGAGGGAACTGTCTCCTTCACTCGCTCTTTTcgatttgcttttatttttctttgaagACATTGTAATAGTGAAAAAGGTCTCCACGTGAGCGTGCAGACATGTGTAAACATGGAGCGCTGTTGTAAACTTCCTGGTTAAAGTTTAGTCCCGCCTCCTTTTACCGTAAACCACCGCAATGCATCTCTGGAATATATTTTACGGCATGTGATATATTTTTTTGAATTTATTGCATTGTATAGTATTTATTACGAGATTTGTCAATACAAATAcgacaaaaataattgtttttgattgGGGAAATGAACTATAGCTGTCTGAAATTAATCTGGTCAGGGGTTATACACAATTAAatagtaaaatcatatcatttTACTTTGTTGCCAGCATGTCAAAACACATGCTTCTATATGATTAAATGTAAAGCAAACATTATACATATGCAGTCTTAAATTCGGCATAGATATAATGTTCTCtggatttgatttgtttggctAACTTGTGATTTGAGTTTGTGACAGGACAGCACCGAGCTGTGAGGTTAGATAATCCTGGAGCTATTTTTCCAGAGCATTACGGTATTTATGCAACTTCAAGGGCGGACGTATACGTAACCGCACCGCACCGCACATGCCGGTTGTACGTTTCCCAACGAGCTACCTTTAAACAGTAGAAACATGGCTGCTTGTGCCTTTGCTTTTAAACTTCTGCCTTTAGTGACAGGAAGGCTTTGCTGCAGAGCGTCTTGTCCCGCGCGCTCAGCTGCCCGTTCGTTCTCGCGCACTCCAGCTCGTTCACACAGAGTGACCGGGACCGGGGCTCTGACGGGGAAAGTGGACCGATTCGGTGGAGTGACAGTGAACTTGGCTGACATCGGTTTACCGGTGGACATCAGCGAAAGCTCATTCAGCAGAATACTGCAAGGTTGGTTGTGTTGAAGTCTGCTGGGTGTCAGCCCGGTCATGTCAAGTGTCTGCATGGGGGGGCCTTAAAATCTAACTATTTAAAGAGCGTCCTGTGTAAAGAAGTCAGTTGTGCACATGCATTGGAGATGCAGAGATGCACCATGCTTACAATATATGCTAaaagaaaatcccttaataTGTAAATGAAGTGTTTAGTGTATCTGCAGGTCAGTGTTTCATAAATCCTCTGGAGAGTTGTTGGTCTGCAGACTTCTATCTGCATACTAACTTCCTTCTGAagcatgtgatgacatgtgatgacatatatatatatatatatatatatatatatatatatatatatatatatatatatatatatatatatatatatatatatatatatatacatatatacatatatacatatatatgacataATGTGTTCAGGGGTTTGGatgcagctttttatttttaatgcattaatcCCATTTTACCAGAGAGAGCCTGCATCCAGTGTATCAAAGTATACCGTATATTAAAGTGAGAGGGATTCAATGAATGATATTAGCAACtaacttattatatttattattgaattatttgtttgtgttttttaaatatgttgatTGTTCAGGaataaaaagttttttaatGCAGAATTAGCTGGAATCAGCTAAATGtcctgcatttgtttttatttataaacgATTTAAACCATTTGTTTATTATCAACATATTTGACAAATTGGCTAAATGTTTCCTCTCCCTTCAGGCGACTTCCACAAACTGTCTCTGCTGCTTGTCATCTCTCCTTTACATGTTCCATGTGTCTACAAAATCAGATTAAGCATGAAAAACAATCCtatttcctgtctgtttttaataaagcaGCAACATCGTGaacaatgcattttaaagtttgCGTCTCCTCGTGAACCTTTGACTCGTGTGCTCTGCAGAAGCTTTGTCTCAGTGGAAAGCAGAGGGGAAAGTTGCAGTGTGGCTTCGAGTACCCATCTCACTGAGTCGATGTGCCGCCGCCGCCTCCACTCACGGCTTCACCTTCCATCACGCCAAACACGACCACGCGGTGTTGGAGCTCTGGTTGGCAGAAGGGCAAAGCAGGCTGCCGGGGTTTGCAACTCACCAAATTGGAGTGGCAGGTAGAGATTCTTTTAGTCGTTCTTAactttggaaatatttatttgaccttttgtCCATTTTCAACCGCATCTCATAGTCTTTATCAGAAAATGGTGTTTGCACAGTTTGCACAAACAACCGTACAAAATGTTACAGCCTTTTAACACAATATCACTGTGAGAGTAAACACTGCATTACATCAacaccacatacacatacagagcATTTAAATGGAACATTTCACAGTCAAACTGAGCCGGAATGATAAATGGACGACGCAATTGACAGAAGATGTACCGACAGTGTTGAGAATAATCGTTAGTTGAACCCCTAAAAGACATCTCTCATTGCACTCGATATAATAATAGAAAGAATACACTTTATTGGTGTAGCACCTTTAATATGAGCAATGCAGTCAGGTGGTTTTGATTTGTTAAACAATTCAGAAAGTaagatctttttcttttacatattttagttttattctttCTGGCAGAATTTATCATTAAGGCCCACTTGATTTTTTCTTGGATTTTTTATCACCATAGTCCCGAAATGTTtgtagaaatgcaggaaatggGTTTCAAATCGATACATTTTTTCTGGCGGAGGACCTCCAGACCCCCTgttgtgtccccccccccacttctcAAACCAAAGTTACACCCTTgataacattaatataaatatatatatatatatgcattaatATATgcataaatcttttttttatcacacaGTTAAGTGTTCTTATCAGGAatgtggagggagggaggaagagaaggaggaagaggaggagctgcagacCTGAAGTGTGCAAAGTTACTGATcgtccagcagagggcagcgtCTGTTCTATCTTTTCAGAGCGGATGCACTTGAAGCATGTCAGAACATGTCCAGAGCATCCTTCACTCTGGAAGGGGGTCCAGAAATcccctttttttgttgttgccacAAAGCCTTGTACAAAAAACTGATGAAACTGAGGTCAGGAATGTGAAACAGGCAGATGTTCAGACCTGATACTTGTTTGCCTCGATGCTTGCAGCTTATTGTTTGAGGAAAACACATAATGTAAAGTCAGctgagctgcagctctgcattgATGAGGGAGAACTCATCCAATGAATGTGTCTTTACCTTTAGTCTGATGTCCGACAGAGAGCTCAGAGTTTTAACCTTCCCTACTGCGACAAGACTGTTAGTGTGTCACGACTTCTTATTGTCGTACTTGTGGCCAATACACCTACAACTGGACTTAACATAGTTCTCACCGTCATTGTAGATGCACTTAACACAACTGCTCTGTTAGATACACATTCACAAAGACGTGCAGGGAAGCAAATGAAATCTGAACGCCAGAGGACTTTTAAACCGTCCAACCTGAATCCAAATGTCAAAAGGGAGGACTCTGAGGTCAAAGTGACCTCCATTGTTACACGCTGAGAACGACACGTTAGGATGAAGCACGGGGGTATTATGTATTCTTCATGAACGTTACGTCGtagtgtggaaacaacatggactcTACAAAGAACgtgttttatttcattgctcagagcgtttagaCGACGTGTTGATCTCTGCTCCTGAGTTGTTGTTCTGCCTCGAGGGGACGTCCACATGAATTTGCTCCGTTGGCAACTCGTTTTTCCAATTTTccccgacaccacatgaatgcagcacgaATCTAACTATCTCGCAATGCAAGTGAAACATCATCTGTGTGCCCTCCCCGCCCCTTGATTCGGATcaactccaaaatgtaataagTTCGTCCTCGGCCcacgctacacccttccaccaagtttcatgaaaaccgGGTCAGTAGGGTTTGTGGTGGCGCAACAGACGAACACACGGTTCTTCATGCAGAGAAACTGAGATCAGCAGTCACTCTTACACATCTCAATACTAGTGTAGTCTGTTGTGCAGTTCAGCTCCAGTGTGATCATATTTCTACTTCTGACCTCGTTGTGACCTGATAGTATGCAGCAGATATTGCTGCGAACGTATAATTACTGCAAAAACCGAAAAGTAGTAGAAAAAACCTTCATGAAATATGAATTAAGAGAAGACTTCAAATCTTTTCTGTGGCTCAGAAGCCAACTGTAACCTCAAGCGATTAACAGTTTCTTACTACAGAACCCACAGTTCCCCTGTGATGATTGCTTCTGGGCTTTCTGTCTCATCGTCTATattccctctttcttctctcctgctcctcgtGAGCACTTTGTTTCCGAGGCTAAACGCTACATAATGATAGCCTCCCTCAGCAGCCAGGCCTCGTCCTGTGAAGCGCCATATGGCACAGGGATCGGGGATGACTTCAGTTTCCACTTGGAAGTCCAAGTCAGGCCTCTTCAGGCGACCCATCCCTATTTACACATCTGTGACATTCATTTAAGGAGGCCCGTCCGGGTCGCTCTGACGGAGCCACCGGAAAACAAAGTGGCccgtttcctctcctcctccaaagCTGTCAgcacacagctgctgctcttAGTCATTACCTGCTGAGAGAAGCGCTGCGCAGACTGCAGAAACATGTGGTGAAGCATCGAAATGCTCTGTTCTTCTTCACTCACTGGACGTGTGTAAGACTTAATGCATTAATATTCTGCAAccactagctggtgaacatagcggAGCATTTAGCCGCTAAGGAGCTAATCCCAACAGGTATACAATGTTTCTGACACGTGGTCCAACATACTTTAGTTTGAAGCATATTACAGGAAGTGTACTTAAAACTGTAATACACTTCTGGTATTGTGCAGCGCTCTGGATTAAAGTCAAGTGCTTTTATTGCTGTTTTCTGTAAAGCCTCAGGCAGAGTAAGAAGAGTGGAATAGTTCTTCTAAGTTATGAGCAACAAGCCAGGCGATGTTGTTGTCATTTATTCGACATGCGCTTGTTTGATCTTCAACAGCAGAGTTAAGGAAATATAAAATGGCCGAGGCAGGTGTTGTGTCGTCTGAGGCCTGACAGAGGAGCAGCTACAGGCGTCCTCCTCCACAGGGTGCAGCTTTATGTTGTGTAACTACTTCAGTGCAAAATGTGGACCAGGCTATACACTGGGGACATACTGTGAAATATGTGAAATTAAAGTCTGATTGTTGGTTTTCCAGGTGCAGTTGTTGATGAATCTAATGGAAAAGTCCTCGTGGTTCAAGACCGAAACAAGGTACATGTGTCACTTTATTGTTATAAATGAtgtatatagtaatagtataaacatgtctgtgatTGGATGTGTTTATTTGGTAAGTTGCATGCCACATCTGTTGATCCAAGCGTGTGTGGAAATCCTCTCACCCTTAACATAGCTCCACGCAACATTAGTCGACCTCAAGCAAACACGGTGTTTACGTGAGcgggatgtgtgtgtgcctctgtgcgCTCACAGAGCCCTGCTGTGGAGCTCAAGTTGAGATGAGGTCGACTCACAACCGGCCTCTTCAAACATTTTCTACACACATTAGTTCGTTCCCAgacggacaaaacaagatactGCGATGTGGAGAGCAATTATGTTTTAAGATATAGCAGTTAACTTGACCCGACGCAAACAGGACTTTAAGGAAACACACTTTCACGCAGAGTTTGTTACAGAAACGGGAGAAATGGCCAGTTCTGCTTCTGTccttaataaaaacatattgtgtaATGTTCCTGCACACCTCGACCGCTAAAGATGCCAGGAAGTCGTAGCATTAAACGTCAGAAAGTCCTGACATTGTGCGTACCTGTGTAACACAAGATACAGTGGATCTCATGCACAGTGGATGTAACTGTTGCTCCCGTCACACATGAAGCCCATTAACAAGCCACCATTAAACTGCCCTAAAGCACAAAACACCAGCGCAGGGTTACGCTGCTGTGTGAGGATATGATCACAAAACTGTCCCTCAGTTACAATGATAGTTTATATATTGATAGGAAAATACTGAGTGTTAaccacagcaggggacaggaggtgaactgctcaatcaaagaacagtTCTCAGTCGGTTGAATTA
Encoded proteins:
- the nudt6 gene encoding nucleoside diphosphate-linked moiety X motif 6 yields the protein MAACAFAFKLLPLVTGRLCCRASCPARSAARSFSRTPARSHRVTGTGALTGKVDRFGGVTVNLADIGLPVDISESSFSRILQEALSQWKAEGKVAVWLRVPISLSRCAAAASTHGFTFHHAKHDHAVLELWLAEGQSRLPGFATHQIGVAGAVVDESNGKVLVVQDRNKTRNAWKFPGGLSDPGENIGATAVREVFEETGVHSEFRSLLSVRQQHEHPGAFGMSDMYIICRLRPLTYDIDFCTQECLRCEWLDLAELAETNDTTPISSRVARLLLHGLERGFDQIDLAMEELPAVYSGKFYQLYHRQLPPTPPST